The Leptospira mtsangambouensis sequence AAAACCGAAGTATGGGCCGTCTCGACTGATGTCCCATTCTTGTAACCCAGATGTAAACCATTCCTTTAATTTTTTCTGTGCGCCTTCATTCAATCGACTTTCGCCTTCGATCCAAGTTTGCAGTTGGGTTTGAAAGTCTTGGAGTTTAAAAAACAAATGTTTGGATTCTTTAAGGACTGGTGTCGTTCCACAAATAGAACAATACGAATCTTTTAAATCTTTGGGAGAGTAACTTGTTCCACACACTTCACATGAATCACCGTATTGGTCTTTTGCCCCACACTTGGGACAAGTTCCTTTGATGAATCTATCAGGAAGAAACATTTTGTCATGTTCGCAATACGACTGTTCAATGTTCCTCGCAACGATATGACCCTTTTTCTTTAAAGTGAGATAAATGGATTCTGAGAATTTTTTGTTTTCTTCCGAATTTGTCGTATAATAATTATCATACGAAACACCAAAGGAAGTTAGGTCTTTGTAATGTTCTTTCTGTACTTCTTCGATCATGGTCTCGGGAGTTTTGCCTGCTTTTTTAGCGGCGATCATAATGGGAGTTCCGTGTGTGTCATCAGCACAGAAAAAATAACAATTGTTCCCAACTAACTTTTGGAAACGTACCCAGATATCTGTTTGGACTGCTTCTAATACATGTCCCAAATGGATGGAACCGTTGGCATAGGGAAGCGCACTTGTAACGAGTATATTTTTCGACATAGATTAATTCCAGTTTCCTGATTCGAAGTTCCAATTCAGCCCATTTTTAGGAAAAATCAAGAAAAGAGTAAAAAAATGAAGTTGAACGAAGAACCCAAAGCAATAAAATTCCTGATTGTTATGGCAAAGAAAATCGTTCAAAATTTGAAACAAGTCAAAGGGAACAAAAAGAATCATCCGGAATCCATCCAATCGACTCTGGACATTGAAAGTGACCTTCATATTGAATATGCCAAAGTCCTTCTTAGTTTGTGGTCCTATGCCTGCCATGCCGACGGGCAATTCAAAAAGAAAGAAGGCGAAATTGTGGGAGAACTTGTAAACGTACTATTTGAACCCGATTGTCTTTTAAGTGGATTCCAAACTCAAAAAAAACAAGTTTTAGACATCTTATCAAAAACTTTTGAAAACCCACTGCCAATGAAAACCATAACCAAAGTTGTTTCCGACAATGACGAGTATGCTTTGAATTTTTTTGAAGATGCCGTCTGTATTGTTGCTTCCGACGGTTCTCTCAATAAGGAAGAAATTCGATTTTTGGAAGATTTAGCCGCTGAACTAAAGATCAGTCATATGGACAAAGTGAGAGTCGAAAAAAAATATCTAAGTTAAAATAATTCTTACTACGGGCCAAGGAAATGAATCCTATTCCGAGTTTTTAAAAGGACCATCTACAACCAAATACCAAGGTA is a genomic window containing:
- a CDS encoding TerB family tellurite resistance protein; amino-acid sequence: MAKKIVQNLKQVKGNKKNHPESIQSTLDIESDLHIEYAKVLLSLWSYACHADGQFKKKEGEIVGELVNVLFEPDCLLSGFQTQKKQVLDILSKTFENPLPMKTITKVVSDNDEYALNFFEDAVCIVASDGSLNKEEIRFLEDLAAELKISHMDKVRVEKKYLS